One genomic segment of Manis pentadactyla isolate mManPen7 chromosome 1, mManPen7.hap1, whole genome shotgun sequence includes these proteins:
- the LOC118919389 gene encoding uncharacterized protein LOC118919389 isoform X2: protein MTELPPRHHYKAGCLDWGQATVTLSPQPLWLLSTPSVPHSPAMTSYSRVALVTGANRGIGLAIVRSLCQQFPGDVVLTARDAAQGHAAVQQLQAEGLSPRFHLLDICNRQSIRALRDFLLKEYGGLDVLINNAGIAIKDDRTSLHLQAEMTMKTNFFCTRDVCTELLPLVRPQGPGAPLPGLHTYQWPSVLLSVAQPPLPLLGLFSPAVPQALHLLPAPHACRSLSMASRPLPSPPVSSVILFQQTQPSPPPIYYAFQNPVSCLELIQIL from the exons ATGACAGAACTGCCTCCCAGGCATCATTATAAAGCAGGTTGTCTAGACTGGGGCCAGGCCACTGTAACACTGTCCCCTCAAcctctttggctgctttcaacGCCATCAGTCCCACACAGCCCAGCCATGACATCCTACAGCCGAGTGGCGCTGGTCACTGGGGCCAACAGGGGCATTGGCTTGGCCATCGTGCGCAGCCTGTGCCAGCAGTTCCCGGGGGATGTGGTGCTCACGGCGCGGGACGCAGCACAGGGTCATGCAGCCGTGCAGCAGCTGCAGGCGGAGGGCCTGAGCCCGCGCTTCCACCTGCTGGACATCTGCAACCGGCAGAGCATCCGGGCCCTGCGGGACTTTCTGCTCAAGGAGTATGGGGGCCTTGACGTGCTGATCAACAACGCGGGCATTGCCATCAAGG ATGATCGCACAAGCTTACATTTGCAAGCAGAAATGACAATGAAAACCAACTTTTTTTGTACCCGAGATGTCTGCACGGAGCTGCTGCCTCTAGTGAGACCCCAAG GGCCAGGGGCCCCTCTCCCAGGACTACACACTTATCAGTGGCCATCGGTGCTTCTCTCCGTGGCACAACcgcctcttcctcttcttggaCTCTTCAGTCCAGCTGTCCCACAGGCCCTTCACTTGCTCCCAGCCCCTCACGCCTGCAGATCCCTGAGCATGGCTTCCCGCCCTCTGCCCTCCCCGCCTGTGTCTAGTGTGATCTTATTCCAGCAAACACAGCCTTCTCCACCCCCAATTTATTATGCCTTCCAAAACCCTGTCAGCTGCCTAGAACTTATCCAGATCTTGTGA